The DNA sequence GCCGTCACCCAGGTGAATCACGGTTCGCGCCTTCGGCTGTGCCACCAGTGCCCGATGCAAAGCCCATCGGTCACGGTGTGTGTCAGACACGACCAGTATACGCATTCTGTAAGAACCTCCTCTTTTTCCGTGTCATATCGTAAGGACAGTACGCATAATTTACACAGAAGGAGTGTCGCTGTTATGCAAAACCGTTCTAATCGTCCGCTGTCGGGCTTTCCCAGCAAAGTTCCGCAGAAAGTCACCCCAGAACAGGTGCAGCAGCTGATACAGCAGCTGACCCCAACTGAAAAACAACAGCTGAACAATGTACTGAACAGCAAGGAAGCTACCCAAAAGCTACTTTCAACACCGCAGGCAAAAGAACTGATGAAAAAATTCGGCGGAGGGAAATAACCTATGGAAGACCTTGCCCAAAAACTTTCTGCCATGCTCAACGACCCGTCAACCATGCAGCAGATGCAGTCCATTATGGGTGCCCTGGGCGGCGGCGGTGCCGCCAATGCACCTCCGTCAAAACCAAAACCCACCCCAACCGCACCGCCGCCCGCTGGAATTGGCGGACTGAACACAGAAACGCTTGGGCTGGTTACAAAGCTTGCGCCCATGTTTTCCGCCATGCAGCAGGAGGACAACAGTACCCGCCTTCTGCATGCCCTGCGGCCGCTGCTGGGAACCTCACGGCAGAAAAAACTGGATGAAGCCCTGCGGCTGATGCAGCTGATGCGTGCCCTGCCTATGCTGAAACAGGCGGGGCTGCTGGGCTCACTGTAAAAAATACAGAGGGAAAGGGGTGTTCCACCGTGGCTACAGAAGAATCGGGAAATATGCAGCAAATGCGCAAAGACGCAATCCGCCGCACACAAGAAATGTATCAGCGGGCAAAGGCACCGCCCGGCTATAGCGGCAGCGCCTTTGCTAAAAAGGGACCTCCCCCTCCTCCTGCACCAAAACCGCCCGTGGCCGCGCAGCCAAAACCGCCCGCGGCCACGCAGCCAAAAGCGGATAAAGCGCCGCAGCCGCCCAGCTTTTTTCAGGCACTGTTTGCGGACGGCGAACGAAATCTCATTTTAAGTATTCTTCTCCTGCTGATGCAGGAAGAACACTCTGACCCATCCCTGCTGTTTGCGCTTTTGTATTTGCTTTTGTAGGGCCTCATTATGCCCGTACCTGCCCGTCGCCCATGACTAGGAACTTCGTACTGGTCAGCTGGTTTACACCCATTGGGCCGCGGGCATGCAGCTTTTGTGTGCTGATGCCGATTTCTGCGCCCAGGCCAAACTCTCCGCCGTCTGTAAAGCGGGTGGAGGCGTTCACATATACGGCCGCGCTGTCTACCCGCTGCTGGAAAATGCGTGCATTCCGGTAGTTCCGGGTAACAATGCATTCGCTGTGTCCGGTACTGTACTTTGCAATATGTGTCAGCGCCTGCTCCAGACTGTCCACCACTTTAATGGCGAGAATATAATCATCGTATTCGGTTGCCCAGTCCGCTTCCGTTGCCGGCACGACTTTGTCCGTGCCCAAAATGGCACGGGTGCGCGGGCAGCCGCGCAGTTCTACATGCTTTTCCAAAAGCCTTGCCCCGATAACGGGCAGGGCTTTTTCTGCAATATCCTGATGGACCAAAAGCGTTTCCATTGCGTTGCAGACACTGGGGCGGCTGGTCTTTGCGTTGTCAACGATATTGGCGGCCATTTCAATATCCGCGCTGTCGTCCACATACACATGGCAGTTGCCGGCACCAGTCTGGATAACCGGTACCTTTGCGTTCTGCACCACACTCTGAATCAGGCCACGGCCGCCGCGCGGAATGAGGACATCCAGGTAGCCGGTCATCTGCATCATGCCGGTGGAAGAGCTGCGGCTGGTATCCTGCACCAACTGAATGCAGTCCCGCGGCAATCCCGTTTTTTCGACCGCGCCGCGCATAAGGTCCGCACACACGGTGTTGCTGTGGATTGCTTCTTTTCCACCGCGCAGAATAACGGCATTGCCCGCTTTCAGGCAAAGTGCCGCGGCATCGGCTGTCACATTCGGCCGTGCCTCAAAAATAATGCCAATAACACCCAGCGGCACCCGTACCCGGCGGATTTCCAGCCCATTTGGCAGGTTGCGTCCTTCGATGACCTGCCCTATAGGGTCCTCCTGCGCAGCTACCTGCCGCATACCGTCCGCCATGTTAGAAATACGGGTGTGATCCAGTGTCAGGCGGTCCAGCATAGCGGGGCGCATCCTCGCCGCTTCCGCCGCCTGTACGTCCTTTCGGTTTGCTTCCAGCAGCATTGGCTCACCCTGCTCCAGTGCATCTGCAGCTGCCCGCAGTGCCGCATCCTTCTGTGCCGCACCGGCCACTGCCAGCTGTGACGATGCTACTTTTGCCGCCTGTCCCATTTCAATGAGTGTCATGTGTGCTCCTTTCTTTAGAAACCCCTGCCCTGAAAATACCTATTATTAGTTTTTTGCCTGCGCCGGTACAAAGGTCGTACCCAAAACAGTTCCGTCAAACAAATCATACAGATCCCGCGGGTTTGCCCCTGAAAGGACAACACAGGGGATTCCCGCACGGTTGGCAATTTCCGCCGCCGATACTTTTGTCGCCATGCCGCCGGTGCCGAGGTCACTGCCCGCGCCGCCGGCCAGCGCTTTAATTTTATCCGTAATGCCATAAACATAAGGAATGCGCTTAGCCTGCGGGTTCGTGCGCGGATTGCCGTCATACAAGCCGTCAATATCCGTTAAAATAACCAGCAGATCCGCCTGTGACAGCACCGCCACGGTTGCTGAAAGGGTATCGTTGTCACCAAAATTTTTTCCGGCCAGCTCATCCGTTGCAACGGAGTCGTTTTCATTGACAACCGGAATAATGCCAAGGTGCAGCAATGTTAAAAATGTATTTTCTGCATTTTTCCGCGTAACCTGATTCTGTACCACGTCCCGTGTAAGCAGCACCTGACCAACTGTATGATTATATTCGCCGAAAAATTTATCATACATAAACATCAGCTCACATTGACCAACCGCGGCAACTGCCTGTCGCTGCTCAATTTCTTCCGGATGTTTGTGCAGGCCAAGCTTTGCCATACCAACGCCTACGGCGCCGCTGCTGACCAGAACCACCTCCCTGCCCTCATTCTGTAAACCACACAGGACCTTACACAGTTCCTCCATGCGGCGCAGGTTCAGCCGTCCGTTTTCATAGGCCAGCGTACTGGTTCCAACCTTAATGACCACTCGTTTTGCTTGCGTGATATGTGACATTTTCTGTTCCCTCCGTCTGCGCCGCAGCGCAGAACGCCATCGGCAAATTTTCTTTTAATTATAGCATACTTTACCTGCGAAAGGGAAAACATCATATTTCAGGCAGAAAGACAAATACTAAGCGAAAGGGAAGGAGGGATATGATAAAATGCTTGACAAAATTGCTCTTTTTTTCATCGTCGTCGGCGGAATCAACTGGGGATTGGTCGGATTCTTTCGGTTTGACCTAGTTGCATGGATTTGCGGCGGCCCTGCCACCATGCTTGCCCGCATCATTTACGCCGTCATCGGCATTGCTGCCCTGTGGTCTATTTCCATTTTCTTTAAGCGCATTACAACCGAATCGGATATAGAACACGGCGCAATCTGACCACCGTCCCCCTATGAAAAGGCAGAACTGTTTGCTACAGTTCTGTTTTTTTGTCCTAACGGGGTTTTGTCGGCCTGCGGTGGGCATTTTCCCTCGGCTGTGGTGCCGGCAGATCCGCTGGATTTA is a window from the Caproicibacterium lactatifermentans genome containing:
- a CDS encoding glutamate-5-semialdehyde dehydrogenase yields the protein MTLIEMGQAAKVASSQLAVAGAAQKDAALRAAADALEQGEPMLLEANRKDVQAAEAARMRPAMLDRLTLDHTRISNMADGMRQVAAQEDPIGQVIEGRNLPNGLEIRRVRVPLGVIGIIFEARPNVTADAAALCLKAGNAVILRGGKEAIHSNTVCADLMRGAVEKTGLPRDCIQLVQDTSRSSSTGMMQMTGYLDVLIPRGGRGLIQSVVQNAKVPVIQTGAGNCHVYVDDSADIEMAANIVDNAKTSRPSVCNAMETLLVHQDIAEKALPVIGARLLEKHVELRGCPRTRAILGTDKVVPATEADWATEYDDYILAIKVVDSLEQALTHIAKYSTGHSECIVTRNYRNARIFQQRVDSAAVYVNASTRFTDGGEFGLGAEIGISTQKLHARGPMGVNQLTSTKFLVMGDGQVRA
- a CDS encoding DUF378 domain-containing protein, yielding MLDKIALFFIVVGGINWGLVGFFRFDLVAWICGGPATMLARIIYAVIGIAALWSISIFFKRITTESDIEHGAI
- the proB gene encoding glutamate 5-kinase — its product is MSHITQAKRVVIKVGTSTLAYENGRLNLRRMEELCKVLCGLQNEGREVVLVSSGAVGVGMAKLGLHKHPEEIEQRQAVAAVGQCELMFMYDKFFGEYNHTVGQVLLTRDVVQNQVTRKNAENTFLTLLHLGIIPVVNENDSVATDELAGKNFGDNDTLSATVAVLSQADLLVILTDIDGLYDGNPRTNPQAKRIPYVYGITDKIKALAGGAGSDLGTGGMATKVSAAEIANRAGIPCVVLSGANPRDLYDLFDGTVLGTTFVPAQAKN